One region of Armigeres subalbatus isolate Guangzhou_Male chromosome 3, GZ_Asu_2, whole genome shotgun sequence genomic DNA includes:
- the LOC134219948 gene encoding uncharacterized protein LOC134219948 has product MEDRSQRNALPPRPPMATEDFDNGASGSRTLVPPNRKLKSKVTKKMLLEQLAALKTELAIARSEKECGSEASTIENDAVDFRSSEPFGSNKPIPTENESIMATMNNMSLGSLNIPECKPSEGEYDIDKKAYEHWKEILMASFNLVRATDERAKMDIFRIKAGSKLLEIMQGTTSNPEMPDESTYPFSNAVARLNQYFGSRTYLIGQRGKLMNTGQREGESNVAFVRRVAAAAKLCGYKTEEEMEAVVRTIVKGTSDSRVRVLAHRNWVNQGDMNSLIEMVRDREMELFNEEEYQKLNRQKTAVIAAVTQSSDIRPQFRRGTGSRFRGNQRGRGTFRRGQAGLEGSSRRSCWRCASIYHDPSRCPNLDKVCHNCKRRGHLARMCSTQPQIRAGLKRQLNEPTDEDTRPKIAAITQNGEEDEEDKKVHDNGGVE; this is encoded by the exons ATGGAAGACAGGTCACAGCGGAATGCTTTACCGCCGCGACCACCAATGGCAACAGAAGATTTCGACAATGGCGCATCCGGTAGCAGAACCTTGGTGCCTCCCAATCG GAAATTAAAAAGCAAAGTAACAAAGAAAATGCTTTTGGAGCAGCTTGCAGCCCTAAAAACCGAATTGGCAATAGCGAGATCTGAAAAAGAATGTGGTTCAGAAGCTTCCACCATAGAAAACGACGCGGTTGACTTCAGATCTAGTGAACCCTTTGGTTCTAATAAACCCATACCTACAGAGAATGAATCGATCATGGCCACGATGAATAACATGTCTCTTGGATCATTGAACATTCCTGAATGTAAGCCATCGGAGGGCGAATACGACATAGATAAGAAGGCGTACGAGCATTGGAAAGAAATTTTAATGGCTTCCTTCAACCTGGTTCGTGCGACTGACGAGCGCGCAAAAATGGATATTTTCCGTATTAAGGCTGGTTCCAAACTACTGGAGATAATGCAGGGAACAACTTCTAACCCAGAAATGCCTGATGAGAGCACATATCCATTCTCCAATGCCGTTGCTCGCTTGAATCAATATTTTGGATCGAGGACATACTTAATCGGGCAGCGTGGAAAGCTAATGAACACTGGACAGCGTGAAGGTGAATCCAACGTGGCATTTGTGAGACGCGTTGCAGCAGCTGCAAAGCTTTGTGGCTATAAAACTGAAGAGGAGATGGAAGCTGTAGTACGTACGATAGTGAAGGGTACCTCTGATAGTCGAGTTCGCGTGCTTGCCCACAGGAACTGGGTTAATCAGGGCGATATGAATAGCCTGATCGAAATGGTGCGTGATCGTGAGATGGAATTATTCAATGAGGAGGAATACCAAAAACTGAATCGTCAGAAAACCGCGGTCATCGCTGCTGTAACGCAATCCTCGGATATAAGACCGCAGTTTCGCCGTGGTACTGGTTCCAGATTCAGAGGTAATCAACGAGGTAGAGGAACATTCCGACGAGGGCAGGCTGGCTTGGAAGGATCATCTCGGCGCTCCTGCTGGAGGTGCGCAAGTATTTACCACGATCCTTCAAGATGCCCGAATCTGGACAAAGTGTGCCACAATTGCAAGCGTCGTGGACATCTAGCACGTATGTGCTCAACACAGCCGCAAATCAGAGCAGGGCTAAAACGTCAACTAAACGAACCTACTGATGAAGATACGAGACCGAAGATTGCAGCAATTACTCAAAACGGTGAGGAGGACGAGGAGGATAAAAAGGTACACGATAATGGTGGTGTTGAATAA
- the LOC134227958 gene encoding uncharacterized protein LOC134227958 has protein sequence MDRCEENKRNGKRTYAAIAWGFIQKEENRFKCRIDIYGTCHYSQETYDVGNFIRHFRTVHPEAAFKNGLTKELEPVSKKRIIAKRLVAIDAQQYIGGCLKLTTDHHLPLRCFEWEGLKMLLDPISEALGVCVNRRNIKTLLATGSAGLKNTIKAEMAGILFCLRIDSASLHGRHILGIDAQFSIGNEIVTRTLGMIEVKSSQTAIFLKTKVLEVLKRYDLSLEQVLSITSDNGKNMIAAGKQLQLLYAQTAMKDMFDHGEQSEEFDEKEEELLENITQELSEQFNIIR, from the exons ATGGACAGATGTGAAGAAAATAAACGGAATGGCAAGCGCACTTATGCTGCAATAGCTTGGGGTTTTATCCAGAAGGAGGAGAATAGGTTCAAGTGCAGGATAGACATTTACGGGACTTGCCACTACTCTCAGGAAACATACGACGTTGGAAATTTTATACGACATTTCCGGACCGTGCATCCAGAAGCTGCGTTTAAGAATGGTCTTACCAAAGAATTGGAACCAGTATCGAAGAAGCGGATAATAGCAAAACGGCTGGTTGCAATCGACGCTCAACAGTACATCGGAGGTTGCCTGAAGTTGACCACTGATCACCACCTACCTTTGCGATGCTTTGAATGGGAAGGTCTGAAGATGTTGCTTGATCCAATTTCAGAAGCCCTGGGCGTATGTGTGAATCGAAGAAATATAAAAACATTATTGGCCACAGGATCAGCTGGATTGAAAAATACCATTAAAGCAGAAATGGCGGGGATTTTGTTCTGCTTACGAATCGACTCTGCCTCTCTCCATGGTCGCCACATTCTAGGAATCGACGCTCAGTTCTCGATAGGAAATGAAATAGTGACACGTACGTTAG gAATGATTGAAGTGAAATCCAGTCAAACcgcaatttttttgaaaactaaggTGCTCGAAGTGTTGAAGCGATACGATCTATCCTTGGAACAAGTATTGTCAATAACGTCGGATAACGGTAAGAACATGATTGCCGCCGGAAAACAGCTCCAACTTTTATATGCCCAAACGGCGATGAAAGATATGTTTGATCATGGAGAGCAATCAGAAGAATTTGATGAAAAAGAGGAGGAACTTCTCGAAAATATAACGCAAGAGTTGAGTGAGCAGTTCAACATAATACG atga